The genomic DNA GCCCTGCGCCAGGGGCTCGCGTGGCGGATCTACGAGGATCGCGGCGACGGCACGCGGCCGTCGATCGTCGCCCGCTCGACCGAGGCCGAGCCGCATTTCACCCTCGCGCCGGGCGCCTACGTGGCGACCGTGACCTACGGCTTCGCCAGCGCCTCGAAGCGGATCGTGATGGGCGGGCAGCCGACGACCGACACGCTGCGGGTGGCCGCCGGCGCCCTGAAGCTCGCGGGTGCGGTGGGCGATCAGAAGATCCCGCCCGGTCAGGTGATGTTCTCGGTCTTCGTCCCGGTCGGGACCAATTCCGAGGGCCGGCTCGTGCGCGCCGGCATCAAGACCGGCGAGCTGCTGCGCCTGCCGGAGGGCACGTACCACGTCGTCTCGACCTACGGAGAATCGAACGCGATCCAGCGCGCGGACCTGCGCGTCGAGAACGGCAAGGTCACGGAGGCGACACTCAACCATCGCGCCGCGACGGTGACCCTGAAGCTCGTCGCCGCCCCCGGCGCCGAGGCCTTCGCGGGCACCGCCTTCTCGGTCCTCACCCCCGGCGGCGACACGATCCGCGAGGCGATCGGCGCCTTCCCGCAGGTCACCCTGGCGGAGGGCGACTACGTGCTGATCGCCCGCCACGACGGGCAGGTCTACACCCGGGAGTTCAAGGTCGAGAGCGGGCTCGACCGCGACATCGAGGTCGTGGCGAAGTCCGGCTGACGCTCCCGGGCCGACGGCTCGGCGTCGTTCTCAGGCGAAGCGCCGCGCCAGCGCCACGCAGGCGGCCACGGCCAGGGCGGCGGCGATCATGGCGGGCTCGATGTGCTCGCCGAGGACCAGCGCGGCCACGCCGAGGCCCAGGAACGGCTGCAGCAGCTGCAGCTGGCCGACCGACGCGATGCCGCCGCGCGCCAGGGCGCGGTACCAGAACACGAAGCCGATGAGCATGCTGAACAGCGCGACGTAGCCGAGTCCCGCCCAGGCCGGCAGCGGGATCGCCGCCAGCTCGGCCGGCCGGAGCAGCAGCGCGAGGGGCAGGCTCACGGGCAGCGACAGGACGGTGGCCCAGGCGATCACCTGCCAGCCGCCCAACCGGCGGGCCAGGACGCCGCCCTCGGCGTAGCCGAGTCCGCAGAGCAGGATCGCGGCCAGCATGAAGGCGTCGCCGGGACCCGGCGGACCGTCGAGCCCCCGCGCGGCGAAGCCGACCGTGACCAGCGCGCCGGTGATCGAGAGCAGCCAGAAGACCGGTGACGGTCGCTCGCCGGAGCGCAGCGCGCCGAACAGGGCGGTGGCGAGGGGCAGCAGGCCGACGAAGACGGTGCCGTGCGCGGCGCCGACCGTGCGCAGGGCCAGGGCGGTGAGGAGCGGGAAG from Methylobacterium oryzae includes the following:
- a CDS encoding DMT family transporter, which codes for MAGGVIETTRGPATGAWVDGLIGVAIFSASLVATRLALTGMDALFLSAARAALAGLAGAAALLALRQARPRRTDLPALAIVAAGVVVGFPLLTALALRTVGAAHGTVFVGLLPLATALFGALRSGERPSPVFWLLSITGALVTVGFAARGLDGPPGPGDAFMLAAILLCGLGYAEGGVLARRLGGWQVIAWATVLSLPVSLPLALLLRPAELAAIPLPAWAGLGYVALFSMLIGFVFWYRALARGGIASVGQLQLLQPFLGLGVAALVLGEHIEPAMIAAALAVAACVALARRFA